From the genome of Sulfurovum sp. NBC37-1, one region includes:
- the mltB gene encoding lytic murein transglycosylase B: MKQITFVLFSVLLFSTAGWSKDYTKKREVRVFIDRMVKHYHFNRSYLNNLFSHVKFQRRALAIYVPKYRKKWKPPKRRKKQGPWDRYEEIFLKPSKTDLGIKYMHKYRKTFLRAYKKYGVQPEYIAAIIGIESHFGKNTGKFPVLDTLTTLAFEKNRRQRFYRYELKEFLLMTRREKVNPQNVKGSFAGAIGLGQFMPSNYRTFVVDFNKDGKKRMNSPEDAIGSVAYYFKSHGWRRGQPVAVRVSYPGKRFTGKRTGYKYKYSRASLKNISPKWQFNYHGKVHLIKLKRYGFDELWYGAHNFYVITRYNHSAYYAMAVYQLAEKLKKGYKKKYGSYLR; encoded by the coding sequence ATGAAACAAATAACTTTTGTACTGTTTTCTGTTCTCCTGTTCAGTACAGCAGGTTGGTCGAAAGACTATACGAAAAAACGTGAAGTCCGTGTCTTCATAGACCGGATGGTCAAACATTATCACTTCAACCGTAGCTATCTGAACAATCTTTTTTCCCATGTGAAGTTCCAGAGAAGGGCGCTTGCCATCTATGTACCGAAATACAGAAAGAAGTGGAAACCACCCAAAAGAAGAAAGAAGCAGGGCCCGTGGGACCGCTATGAAGAGATATTTTTAAAGCCTTCCAAGACCGATCTGGGTATAAAATATATGCACAAATACAGAAAAACCTTTCTGCGGGCCTATAAAAAATACGGAGTACAGCCCGAATATATTGCTGCGATCATCGGTATAGAGAGCCATTTTGGAAAAAATACGGGTAAATTCCCTGTGCTGGATACCCTGACGACACTGGCATTCGAAAAGAACAGACGGCAGAGGTTCTACCGTTACGAACTCAAAGAGTTCCTTCTGATGACACGCAGGGAAAAGGTCAACCCGCAAAATGTCAAAGGCTCTTTTGCCGGAGCGATAGGGCTTGGACAGTTTATGCCGAGTAACTACAGAACGTTCGTAGTAGATTTCAACAAAGATGGCAAAAAAAGAATGAACAGCCCTGAAGATGCCATAGGAAGTGTCGCCTACTACTTTAAAAGTCACGGGTGGCGAAGGGGGCAGCCGGTTGCCGTAAGGGTTTCTTACCCCGGAAAACGTTTTACAGGGAAAAGGACAGGGTACAAATACAAATATTCCCGTGCCTCACTTAAAAACATCTCTCCAAAATGGCAGTTTAACTACCACGGTAAAGTACACTTGATCAAGTTAAAACGTTACGGTTTTGACGAGCTTTGGTACGGTGCACACAACTTCTACGTGATCACACGCTACAACCATAGCGCCTATTATGCGATGGCGGTCTATCAGCTGGCGGAAAAATTAAAAAAGGGATACAAGAAGAAGTACGGAAGCTATCTCAGGTAA
- the lysS gene encoding lysine--tRNA ligase — MIFDNQYIQERIKKTEKLREEGMNPYPANITKGMPSSDFFEHYAYVKEQTTDEKKDEGQTVTLTGRIKFIRIMGKAAFAKIEDTDGLVQIYYNRDDLPEGYYNTVAKKLFEVGDIIEATGYPFVTQTGELTLHCKDLKIVSKAIMPLPEKFHGLTDHEIRYRQRYLDMIMNPEVKETFIMRSKIVSLIRRFFEDHSFLEVETPMMHPIPGGANAKPFVTHHNALGVDRYLRIAPELYLKRLTVGGMEAVFEINRNFRNEGMDQTHNPEFTSIEFYWAYHNYLDLMRLTEELFEYIFAQLQMDKTITYGEYEIDCSTPFAKVPFVEALTSIGEVPAEVATGREKAIAYLKEHGVEVNPNLTLGYLQAELFDEFVEGKLINPTFITDYPIDISPLSRRSDDNPEIAERFELFMAGKEIANGFNELNDPIDQFERFKAQADAKEATGDEETMHMDLDFIRALGHGMTPTAGEGIGIDRLVMMLTDNHSIRDVILFPAMKPEAKLEEAKAEIACKKCGNTNEEELKPAKKGKGFFCKDAAACNKRAQEKKA, encoded by the coding sequence TTGATATTTGATAATCAATATATTCAGGAACGAATCAAAAAAACTGAAAAACTGAGAGAAGAGGGGATGAATCCCTATCCGGCGAACATTACAAAAGGTATGCCCTCTTCGGACTTCTTTGAGCACTATGCCTACGTAAAAGAGCAGACGACAGATGAGAAAAAAGATGAGGGGCAGACCGTTACCCTGACAGGACGGATCAAGTTCATACGTATCATGGGAAAAGCCGCTTTTGCCAAGATAGAAGACACTGACGGCCTTGTACAGATCTATTACAACCGTGACGACCTTCCCGAAGGCTACTACAACACTGTAGCGAAGAAACTTTTCGAAGTGGGCGATATTATTGAAGCGACCGGCTACCCTTTCGTGACACAGACAGGCGAACTTACCCTGCACTGCAAGGACCTCAAGATCGTTTCCAAAGCGATCATGCCGCTTCCGGAAAAGTTCCACGGCCTGACCGACCATGAGATCCGCTACCGACAGCGTTACCTCGACATGATCATGAACCCGGAGGTCAAAGAGACCTTCATCATGCGCTCCAAGATCGTTTCACTCATCAGACGCTTCTTTGAGGACCACAGCTTCCTCGAAGTCGAAACACCGATGATGCACCCCATCCCCGGCGGCGCGAATGCAAAGCCGTTCGTGACCCATCACAATGCACTGGGCGTGGACAGATATCTTAGAATCGCGCCGGAGCTTTACCTCAAGCGTCTGACGGTCGGCGGTATGGAAGCGGTCTTCGAGATCAACCGTAACTTCCGTAACGAGGGGATGGACCAGACACACAATCCCGAATTCACCTCCATCGAGTTCTACTGGGCTTATCACAACTATCTTGACCTGATGAGGCTGACGGAGGAGCTCTTCGAATATATCTTTGCCCAGCTGCAGATGGACAAAACCATCACCTACGGCGAGTATGAGATTGACTGTTCAACACCGTTCGCCAAAGTACCCTTCGTGGAAGCACTGACCAGCATCGGCGAGGTACCCGCAGAGGTTGCCACAGGCAGAGAGAAAGCGATCGCCTACCTCAAAGAGCATGGTGTAGAGGTCAACCCTAATCTCACACTGGGCTATCTGCAAGCAGAACTTTTCGACGAGTTCGTCGAAGGCAAGCTGATCAACCCGACGTTCATTACGGACTACCCTATCGATATTTCACCGCTTTCAAGAAGAAGTGATGACAATCCCGAGATCGCCGAACGCTTCGAGCTTTTCATGGCAGGCAAGGAGATCGCCAACGGCTTCAACGAGCTCAACGACCCAATCGACCAGTTCGAACGTTTCAAGGCACAGGCAGACGCCAAAGAGGCGACCGGTGATGAAGAGACCATGCATATGGACCTCGACTTCATCCGGGCTCTGGGACACGGTATGACACCGACTGCTGGAGAGGGTATCGGTATCGACCGCCTGGTAATGATGCTGACCGACAACCACTCCATCCGTGACGTCATCCTCTTCCCGGCCATGAAGCCAGAAGCAAAACTTGAAGAGGCCAAAGCGGAGATCGCCTGCAAAAAGTGCGGCAATACCAATGAAGAGGAGCTCAAACCTGCCAAGAAAGGCAAAGGGTTCTTCTGTAAAGATGCGGCTGCCTGCAATAAGAGAGCACAGGAGAAGAAGGCCTGA
- a CDS encoding Fur family transcriptional regulator encodes MITYPLLLDKFKGLLKNNSLKFTKQRELILKFLYENEGHFTPEDIYMLIKKEYPDVNIGIATVYRTLTLLENEGIASSISFGTQGKKYELGLKKHHDHLICTSCGKIIEFFDDTIERQQEKIAEKYHFKMTDHTMKIIGLCEKCQKKQ; translated from the coding sequence ATGATCACCTACCCGCTTCTTCTGGATAAATTCAAGGGGCTTTTGAAAAACAACTCACTGAAGTTCACCAAACAGAGAGAACTGATACTGAAGTTCCTTTATGAGAATGAAGGTCACTTCACTCCGGAAGATATCTATATGCTCATCAAAAAAGAGTATCCCGATGTCAACATTGGGATCGCGACCGTCTACAGAACTTTGACACTGCTTGAAAATGAGGGGATAGCCAGTTCCATCTCTTTTGGGACACAGGGGAAAAAATATGAGTTGGGCCTTAAAAAACATCATGACCATCTCATCTGTACCTCCTGTGGAAAGATCATCGAGTTCTTCGATGATACCATAGAAAGACAGCAGGAGAAGATCGCTGAGAAATATCACTTTAAAATGACCGATCATACCATGAAGATCATCGGTCTTTGCGAAAAGTGCCAAAAAAAGCAATAA
- a CDS encoding CvpA family protein: MENFTMVDFNYFDVTISAIVLLLGIKGFMNGFIKEIFGLAGLVAGVYFGSRFADTSAAFISNNFLQMQNPTLLKLLGFLAILIIVWLSATLLGSILSKLTSASGLGFINRLFGFIAGGGKYFIIFALIVTALSNVTLVKENLGKYVNNSVLYPHLIEVGSKIIHLNPASLGLGDASKTEMFKEVANLKESKENNGSTESNASTAAH, from the coding sequence ATGGAAAATTTTACAATGGTTGATTTCAACTATTTTGATGTGACCATCAGTGCAATCGTCCTCCTCTTGGGTATCAAAGGTTTTATGAACGGTTTCATCAAAGAGATCTTTGGCCTTGCGGGATTGGTGGCAGGAGTCTACTTCGGATCACGCTTTGCCGATACGTCAGCCGCTTTCATTAGTAACAATTTTCTACAGATGCAGAACCCTACCCTGCTCAAACTTCTCGGATTTCTCGCTATACTTATCATTGTCTGGCTGAGTGCAACGCTGCTAGGTTCCATCCTCTCCAAACTGACCAGTGCCAGCGGGCTCGGTTTCATCAACCGGCTTTTCGGTTTTATTGCAGGCGGCGGGAAATATTTCATCATCTTTGCACTGATTGTGACAGCACTCTCCAATGTCACACTGGTCAAAGAAAATCTAGGGAAATATGTTAATAATTCCGTTCTCTATCCCCATCTTATAGAAGTGGGGTCAAAGATCATTCATCTTAATCCTGCCTCTCTGGGGCTGGGAGATGCATCCAAGACTGAAATGTTCAAAGAGGTTGCGAATCTCAAAGAAAGCAAAGAAAACAATGGTTCGACAGAAAGCAATGCTTCTACAGCAGCACATTAA
- a CDS encoding type IV pilus twitching motility protein PilT: MADFDIKKLLQSVVKHGASDLHLVSDAEPQIRLDGALKPVNLPKLTGEDIEEMCYSMITEKQKQHFEEYDELDFALYLPGIGRFRANYYRTLGNVAAAFRVIPIEIPSLDDLGAPSIFKKLIKREKGLILVTGPTGSGKSTTLAALLNEINLYEQKHIITVEDPVEFIHTNKKCVFSHRGVGEDTKSFSAALKFAMRQDPDIILIGEMRDKETIEAALTAAETGHLVFGTLHTSSAPGTINRIIDVFTGDEQPQIRAMISTSLVAVIAQSLLPKLGGGRVASHEILVTNHAISNLIREDKVHQIYSQMQLGQEGTGMQTQSQALLKFIRDGKISRETAIQFANKPEELTKAL; the protein is encoded by the coding sequence ATGGCCGATTTCGATATCAAAAAACTCTTACAAAGTGTTGTAAAACACGGTGCTTCAGACCTCCACCTGGTCTCAGATGCGGAACCGCAGATAAGGCTTGACGGCGCACTCAAACCTGTTAACCTTCCAAAGCTGACCGGCGAAGATATTGAAGAGATGTGTTATTCAATGATCACAGAAAAACAAAAACAGCATTTTGAAGAGTATGATGAACTTGATTTCGCCCTTTATCTACCGGGGATCGGCCGTTTCAGAGCGAACTACTATCGTACACTGGGCAATGTCGCAGCTGCTTTCAGGGTTATTCCCATTGAGATCCCTTCTCTCGACGATCTTGGAGCACCATCGATCTTTAAAAAGCTGATCAAGCGGGAAAAAGGACTCATCCTCGTGACCGGGCCTACAGGTTCAGGTAAGTCGACCACATTGGCTGCTCTCCTGAATGAGATCAACCTTTATGAGCAGAAACACATCATAACAGTGGAAGATCCTGTGGAATTCATTCACACAAACAAAAAGTGTGTCTTCTCCCACAGAGGGGTTGGAGAAGATACCAAAAGTTTTTCCGCAGCCCTCAAGTTTGCTATGCGTCAGGATCCCGATATCATCCTGATCGGGGAAATGAGGGACAAAGAGACGATTGAAGCGGCACTGACTGCGGCAGAGACAGGACACCTTGTATTCGGTACCCTACACACTTCTTCTGCACCCGGGACCATCAACCGTATCATCGATGTTTTCACCGGTGATGAACAGCCACAAATCAGAGCTATGATCTCCACCTCGCTCGTTGCCGTCATTGCGCAGTCGCTTCTACCCAAACTCGGTGGAGGGCGTGTTGCTTCACATGAAATTCTTGTGACAAACCATGCGATCTCCAACCTGATCCGTGAAGACAAAGTACACCAGATCTATTCGCAGATGCAGCTCGGGCAGGAAGGTACAGGCATGCAGACCCAGAGCCAGGCACTTCTCAAGTTTATCAGGGACGGAAAGATCAGTCGTGAGACAGCGATACAGTTCGCCAACAAACCCGAAGAGCTTACTAAAGCCCTCTAA
- a CDS encoding arsenate reductase family protein: MIKVYGIKNCDSVRKAVKFLKAHGISYEFIDFRETSVTQGTIDTWLKESDINTLFNTRGTTYRTLKLKDQNLSDDEKRQWLAKENMLIKRPVISFEKNVIIGYNELQYQNLLI, from the coding sequence ATGATCAAAGTATACGGTATCAAGAATTGTGACAGTGTCCGCAAGGCAGTGAAATTCCTCAAAGCGCATGGGATCTCTTATGAATTCATCGATTTTCGCGAAACATCCGTTACACAGGGAACTATCGATACCTGGCTGAAGGAAAGTGATATCAACACACTCTTCAACACCAGAGGCACGACATACAGAACCCTCAAACTGAAAGACCAAAACCTTTCCGACGATGAGAAACGCCAATGGCTGGCCAAAGAAAATATGCTGATCAAAAGGCCTGTTATATCATTTGAAAAGAATGTGATAATTGGATATAATGAGTTACAGTATCAAAATTTACTAATCTAA
- the gatC gene encoding Asp-tRNA(Asn)/Glu-tRNA(Gln) amidotransferase subunit GatC — protein MQIDNTVLEKLEKLSHLRIDDSKKEEVMGQLSEILGYIDNLNELNTDHLDAAFSTLKGGTPLREDIPRTENNIARDILSRAPESKDDFFIVPAIIE, from the coding sequence GTGCAGATAGACAACACTGTTTTGGAAAAACTCGAAAAACTCTCCCATCTTCGTATCGATGATTCAAAAAAAGAGGAAGTGATGGGTCAGCTGAGTGAAATACTCGGCTACATCGATAATCTCAACGAACTCAATACGGATCATCTCGATGCAGCCTTTTCGACACTGAAGGGAGGAACACCCTTGAGAGAGGACATCCCAAGAACAGAGAATAACATTGCCAGGGACATTCTCTCCCGTGCACCTGAAAGCAAAGATGACTTTTTCATTGTACCTGCGATTATCGAATAA
- a CDS encoding ferredoxin-thioredoxin reductase catalytic domain-containing protein, with the protein MMQQLDMSSPEFLAELEKTKKFTDKVCKQFGWEYHPMHDVNEGVQLGLARHKMLYGKRFCPCYMVEPDQSKPGKFKSSDDRICPCPQAINDEVPNEGKCHCGIFCTPEYVAENS; encoded by the coding sequence ATGATGCAGCAACTGGATATGAGTTCCCCCGAGTTTTTGGCAGAACTGGAAAAAACAAAAAAGTTCACAGATAAGGTATGCAAGCAGTTCGGATGGGAATACCATCCGATGCATGATGTCAATGAAGGTGTACAGCTCGGTCTGGCCAGACATAAAATGCTTTACGGAAAAAGATTCTGTCCCTGCTACATGGTAGAGCCTGATCAGTCCAAACCTGGAAAATTCAAAAGTTCGGATGACCGTATCTGTCCCTGTCCCCAGGCGATCAACGATGAGGTCCCCAATGAGGGGAAATGCCACTGCGGTATCTTCTGTACGCCTGAATATGTGGCTGAGAACAGTTAG
- a CDS encoding rhodanese-like domain-containing protein: MQELLEKNHVSSSELETLLKAREEGKVDFLLIDVREDMEYNMGHIKGVDMLRPTSTFQQWAQEIFDSYKDKTIIFTCRTDNRSGQVQHVFAQNGHSKILNHIGGIVSYRGEIEK; the protein is encoded by the coding sequence ATGCAAGAACTTCTTGAAAAAAACCATGTCAGTTCCTCGGAACTTGAAACCCTGTTGAAAGCCAGAGAAGAAGGAAAAGTAGATTTTTTGCTTATCGATGTACGGGAAGATATGGAGTACAACATGGGCCACATCAAAGGTGTGGATATGTTAAGGCCAACGTCCACGTTCCAGCAGTGGGCCCAGGAAATTTTTGATTCATACAAAGATAAAACTATTATATTTACCTGTCGGACAGATAACCGAAGCGGGCAGGTGCAGCATGTCTTCGCACAGAACGGCCACAGTAAAATATTGAACCACATCGGCGGGATCGTATCGTATCGCGGTGAAATAGAAAAATAA